In Triticum urartu cultivar G1812 chromosome 6, Tu2.1, whole genome shotgun sequence, the following proteins share a genomic window:
- the LOC125515515 gene encoding F-box/LRR-repeat protein At3g26922-like, with protein sequence MSRRLNEVGSTAAVGEHRIGDLPDDLLTYLMSFLPSRDSVRTCVLARRWRSLWRSVPALRLEDGPRGDGGPRSKFVDELLLRRHPTPLNLCDICSEYDTFHCEEAFTRIKPWLRYAFSHDVRTLRVVAGSLTTNLVLVSSHLKRVELCFMQFKGSVNFRGCRVLDVLEMKGCNILASILCQSVRHLTIKGGCFDDKTRRCISAPNLISLKLAPCQGLTPLLDSMPSLVTASVESFDQQYHYCFDVPCEGCDRQARFPVVLEGLSAATNLELTTDDQLSIFRMDLKWCPMFSKLKCLLLNKWCVADYFTGLVYFLQHSPILETLTLLLDFQTHEKWHVMETYGIYDPKEQSPLSKHLKVVKIIRSSTKEDVIVDRILKILCAHGVPSEQIDIQ encoded by the exons ATGTCCAGGAGGCTGAACGAGGTGGGGAGCACGGCGGCCGTCGGCGAGCACCGTATCGGGGACCTCCCGGACGACCTGCTGACGTACCTGATGTCTTTCCTGCCCTCGCGTGACTCCGTGCGCACGTGCGTGCTCGCCAGGCGCTGGCGCTCGCTCTGGAGGTCCGTGCCCGCCCTGCGCCTCGAGGACGGCCCGCGGGGCGACGGCGGGCCCAGGAGCAAGTTCGTCGACGAGCTGCTGCTGCGCCGCCACCCAACACCTCTGAACCTATGTGACATCTGTTCCGAATACGACACGTTTCACTGCGAGGAGGCGTTCACACGCATCAAGCCGTGGCTCCGGTACGCCTTCTCGCATGACGTTCGGACGCTGCGAGTTGTTGCTGGTTCGTTGACAACCAACCTGGTCCTCGTCTCGTCGCACCTGAAGAGGGTAGAGCTTTGTTTCATGCAGTTCAAAGGCTCTGTGAATTTCAGGGGCTGTCGGGTGCTAGATGTGTTGGAGATGAAAGGCTGTAACATCCTTGCGAGCATCTTGTGCCAGTCAGTACGACATCTTACCATCAAAGGGGGGTGTTTTGACGATAAAACCCGCCGTTGTATTTCTGCCCCAAATCTCATCAGCTTGAAACTAGCTCCATGCCAGGGTCTGACTCCGTTGCTTGATAGCATGCCATCGCTGGTAACAGCATCTGTTGAATCCTTTGATCAGCAGTATCATTACTGTTTTGATGTACCATGTGAAGGATGCGATAGGCAAGCAAGATTTCCTGTGGTTTTGGAAGGCTTGTCTGCTGCTACAAATCTGGAGTTAACAACTGATGATCAG TTGTCTATTTTCAGAATGGATTTGAAATGGTGCCCCATGTTTAGCAAGCTCAAATGCTTGTTGCTGAACAAATGGTGTGTGGCTGATTATTTCACTGGATTGGTTTACTTCCTCCAGCACTCACCAATTCTAGAGACGCTGACACTTCTGCTTGATTTTCAAACTCACGAG AAATGGCATGTGATGGAAACATATGGAATCTATGACCCAAAGGAACAATCACCACTATCGAAGCATCTCAAGGTAGTCAAAATCATACGCAGCTCAACAAAGGAAGATGTTATAGTTGACCGTATCCTAAAGATCCTCTGTGCCCATGGAGTGCCTTCCGAGCAAATTGACATCCAATAG
- the LOC125515516 gene encoding deoxyhypusine hydroxylase-B, with protein sequence MGFESSAETERFLCERLLDAAQPIAERFRALFSLRNLRGDGPRHALLQAARDPSNLLAHEAAFALGQMQDAEAIPALEGVLKDLSLHPIVRHEAAEALGAIGLEKSISLLKESLAADPAVEVQETCELALRRIEGQKNASGAESTTISPYLSVDPALPAKQGLSVEQLRELLLNEQEKMYERYAALFALRNDGGDYAVSAIIESLGVKSALLRHEVAYVLGQLQNKAASDALSGVLKNVNEHPMVRHEAAEALGSIADQESIALLEEFSKDPEPIVSQSCEVALSMLEYERSGKSFEFLFLQTPQVQQES encoded by the exons ATGGGGTTCGAGTCGTCGGCGGAGACGGAGCGGTTCCTGTGCGAGCGGCTGCTGGACGCGGCGCAGCCCATCGCGGAGCGCTTCCGCGCGCTCTTCTCCCTCCGCAACCTCCGCGGCGACGGCCCCCGCCACGCGCTCCTCCAAG CTGCAAGGGATCCCTCTAACTTGCTTGCCCATGAGGCTGCATTTGCGCTTGGACAAATGCAGGATGCTGAAGCTATCCCTGCATTAGAGGGAGTTCTCAAGGATCTTTCATTGCATCCAATTGTCCGCCATGAG GCTGCTGAAGCCCTTGGAGCTATTGGCCTGGAAAAGAGCATTTCCCTGTTAAAAGAGAGTTTAGCAGCTGATCCTGCCGTGGAGGTGCAAGAAACATGCGAGTTGGCTCTTAGACGGATAGAAGGGCAGAAGAATGCTAGTGGCGCTGAAAGCACAACAATTTCGCCTTATCTATCAGTTGATCCAGCACTGCCTGCCAAGCAAGGACTTTCAGTAGAACAACTAAG GGAGCTTCTCCTCAACGAGCAAGAAAAGATGTATGAACGTTATGCAGCTCTTTTTGCACTTAGGAATGATGGCGGAGATTATGCTGTTTCTGCTATCATTGAATCTCTAGGTGTGAAAAGTGCTCTTCTGCGCCACGAG GTCGCTTATGTATTAGGTCAGCTGCAAAATAAGGCTGCTTCAGATGCACTTTCTGGTGTGCTGAAGAACGTCAATGAGCACCCGATGGTCAGACATGAAGCTGCTGAGGCCCTTGGTTCAATTGCAG ATCAAGAAAGCATTGCGCTTCTGGAGGAATTTTCCAAGGACCCCGAGCCCATCGTCTCCCAAAGCTGTGAAGTAGCCCTCAGCATGCTCGAGTACGAGAGATCAGGGAAGTCGTTCGAG TTTCTGTTCCTCCAGACTCCTCAGGTGCAGCAGGAGTCCTGA